Proteins co-encoded in one Yamadazyma tenuis chromosome 1, complete sequence genomic window:
- the AGE1 gene encoding GTPase activating protein (COG:T; EggNog:ENOG503Q39B), whose amino-acid sequence MDISSLAFPYTQAENTSVTLNRLVLTDDADKLRYVFGLEGDNASKRCTFIYKLETATQLKINEPLTYIDNVSVHKTSPLLVRCDPVFHKMKLALSLKYTSDNEGKSLLIVKTKGHNDDSEHLRRLLESGVTHSSEIEISKLDFDSLPLDNTVQDAQKIVINDSYDANNFNGQSMNVFLFEFKDHIYSYALSVKLWINKLETAESPKKVSVKTPTSNALQLSDYRAAFSFVLDDGPEFRAILNKYEQSIPNVQKNTIQLIDELKTMETNLKRLVASKRKVVEIIDGLTNQNSVLATFKIKDELRSKLNKIFTPFESQLSFFLEQVCEKRLLNKIKSISTFEDEKNELNSLKKNFEHDSKEFYNWLKKYLSNEKGRPESKLLLKRKKFELSKFDYLNYLNNFSNNQYINEFYENLFKFLSIDLANIPKDLSKVGLTDYHNIYLNVLLKFNSEKYQLRQMIESCSSNDDLTNVIRYNSLTVDSASNDDIKVTSDNLDLIFSPVSPSLTTTTTVSMNPDSPSEDSAEKSGILYALGGKGKQGWHKEWVVVKNGELKEYSDWRTGNAPINTPIQIALSNVKPTTHDKRQYCFEIFTSSGNRYIFQAINEQERDQWIKVLDNARLSVNTDKLKENLSPKEHSKLSKKLNLKLDKPKPIESGAAPSKSPISVVSSAVIPNDYYKAVRYVPDSDNNICADCGSLESVEWVSINFLVVLCINCSSCHRSMGSHISRVKSLKMDNFNRETEVLLTYINNHLHNKYLQSTHKTPSFADYEERLEFIQNKYIDKKYAQSVDGINDLLFKSVRAISVEDTIKCVLLGADVNLKVSLGDKGNKILLFEYSLRKYLTVETDSSPTKIFVISEFLVLNGCKINSVNRDLELSEEAFDFWSSKYSKIA is encoded by the coding sequence ATGGATATATCCAGCTTGGCGTTTCCTTATACCCAAGCCGAAAACACCAGCGTGACCCTCAATCGACTAGTGTTAACCGACGATGCCGATAAGCTAAGATACGTTTTTGGTCTTGAAGGTGACAATGCATCAAAACGATGCACCTTCATTTATAAACTTGAAACTGCCACCCAATTGAAGATTAATGAACCCTTGACGTACATAGACAATGTGTCCGTCCACAAGACTTCGCCGTTGTTGGTCCGGTGTGATCCAGTCTTCCACAAGATGAAGTTGGCATTATCCTTGAAATACACCTCAGATAACGAGGGGAAGTCTCTTCTAATAGTAAAGACAAAGGGCCATAACGACGACTCCGAACACTTAAGGAGGCTATTGGAGTCAGGTGTGACTCACAGTTCTGAAATTGAGATCAGCAAGCTCGATTTTGATAGCTTGCCGTTGGATAATACTGTTCAAGATGCTCAAAAGATAGTTATTAATGATAGCTACGAtgccaacaacttcaatggcCAGTCGATGAACgtgtttttgtttgagtttAAGGATCACATCTACTCGTATGCTTTGAGTGTCAAACTCTGGATAAATAAATTGGAAACTGCAGAACTGCCAAAGAAAGTGCTGGTCAAAACACCCACCTCAAATGCCCTTCAACTTTCCGACTACAGAGCTGCGTTTAGCTTTGTCCTTGATGATGGTCCTGAGTTTCGGGCTATTTTAAACAAGTATGAGCAATCAATACCCAATGTTCAGAAGAACACCATCCAGTTAATCGATGAGCTTAAGACCATGGAGACCAACTTGAAACGGCTCGTGGCGAGTAAACGGAAAGTGGTGGAGATAATTGACGGGCTCACGAACCAGAACTCGGTGCTTGCAACGTTCAAAATTAAGGACGAACTACGCCTGAAACTCAATAAGATATTCACTCCTTTTGAGCTGCAATTATCATTCTTTCTAGAACAAGTGTGTGAAAAACGGCTTCTCAATAAGATCAAGCTGATTTCAACATTTGAGGATGAAAAGAACGAATTGAACAGtttaaagaagaactttgaGCACGATTCTAAGGAATTCTAcaactggttgaagaagtacttATCTAACGAAAAGGGCCGCCCGGAGCTGAAACTATTACTTAAAaggaagaagtttgagttgTCTAAATTTGACTATctcaactacttgaacaacttttctAATAACCAGTACATTAACGAGTTTTATGAAAAccttttcaagtttttgtcCATTGACTTGGCGAATATCCCAAAGGACCTAAGCAAAGTGGGCTTGACTGATTATCACAACATCTACCTAAatgtgttgttgaagttcaactcaGAGAAGTACCAGTTGCGACAGATGATTGAAAGCTGTAGTTCCAATGATGACTTGACCAACGTCATCCGGTATAATAGCCTAACCGTCGACTCAGCTTCAAATGATGATATTAAGGTGACTTCCGATAACTTAGACTTGATATTTTCCCCAGTACTGCCATCACTtaccacaacaacaactgTTTCAATGAATCCCGACTCTCCACTGGAAGACTCTGCTGAGAAATCGGGTATTTTGTATGCGTTGGGAGGGAAAGGAAAGCAGGGATGGCACAAAGAATGGGTGGTTGTCAAAAACGGTGAACTCAAAGAGTATAGTGACTGGCGAACGGGAAATGCTCCAATAAACACACCTATTCAAATCGCTTTATCAAATGTGAAGCCAACTACACATGACAAAAGACAATACTGCTTCGAAATCTTCACATCCTCTGGAAACAGGTATATTTTCCAGGCTATTaatgaacaagaaagagaTCAATGGATCAAAGTTTTGGATAATGCCAGGCTCCTGGTGAACACCGACAAGTTAAAGGAGAATTTGAGTCCCAAAGAGCACTCAAAGCTCAGCAAGAAGCTTAACTTGAAGCTTGACAAGCCAAAACCTATCGAATCAGGCGCAGCTCCATCCAAATCTCCCATTTCTGTTGTTTCAAGTGCTGTGATTCCAAATGATTATTACAAAGCCGTGAGATACGTTCCTGACAGTGATAACAACATTTGTGCTGATTGTGGATCTCTAGAATCTGTTGAATGGGTATCTATAAATTTTTTGGTTGTACTTTGCATCAACTGCTCATCGTGTCACCGCAGTATGGGGTCCCATATTTCCAGAGTGAAGTCCTTGAAAATGGATAACTTCAACCGAGAAACAGAAGTACTCTTGACctacatcaacaaccattTACACAACAAATACTTGCAAAGTACACACAAGACACCGTCGTTTGCTGATTATGAGGAAAGACTTGAATTTATCCAAAATAAGTACATTGACAAGAAGTACGCTCAGAGTGTGGACGGGATTAATGATTTACTTTTCAAATCGGTTAGGGCTATTAGTGTTGAAGACACAATAAAATGTGTCCTATTAGGAGCTGAcgtgaacttgaaggtacTGCTTGGGGATAAGGGTAATAAAATCCTTTTATTTGAGTATTCCTTGAGAAAGTATTTGACAGTAGAAACTGATAGTTCACCCACCAAAATTTTTGTCATCTCCGAATTTCTCGTGTtaaatggctgcaaaatcaacaGTGTAAACCGAGACTTAGAACTATCAGAAGAAGCATTTGACTTCTGGAGTAGCAAATACTCTAAAATAGCATAA
- the CCA1 gene encoding CCA tRNA nucleotidyltransferase, mitochondrial (EggNog:ENOG503NU7R; COG:J) translates to MNRIVKPLKFPASTSYSVISRAVSVNMKRTINNSIVLNETEVNIKNLLLEFCNQYNSTIQDRTRHLVLRITGGWVRDKLLGDESHDLDVAINHMSGEEFASKLSLYLTKHHPDLPLSSVYKIKSNPEKSKHLETCTTKIYDLDIDFVNLRSEKYTSESRIPVIEYGTAQEDALRRDATLNALFYNLNESKIEDFTNRGLQDLQDGILRTPLKPLQTFLDDPLRVLRLVRFASRYNFTVETETLTAMKDPEINASLLHKISRERVGVELDKILTSANPEYGLRLLNYVNITESVFNVGTISSQLSKFNSTNEIEQYGRLSQQLGPQVSAATAVFPVFKSILLGSDNHRLIGSFNTVSSKHLWLSVVLYPFRSMSLRINDKMSGIYHVPEIIIKEGLRFGKHDFEPVSNVLANLGSSSEIWANTVAGTIARSRLGLYLRQFGIYGDVNILVNCFLEALQQVQHLLKPSHDEPTPQPPVLNDPDINDALTATISKYERILGAIEEQDLTLVHSLKPLVDGKTISKALDKKSGPWMAPVIQEVLVWQLDNPQGTPEQCLEHLKRSL, encoded by the coding sequence ATGAATAGGATTGTGAAACCCTTAAAGTTCCCAGCAAGTACTTCATATTCGGTTATTTCAAGAGCAGTCAGTGTAAATATGAAACGCAcaatcaacaactcgatTGTGTTGAACGAAACCGAAGTCAATATTAAGAACCTTCTACTCGAATTCTGCAACCAGTACAACTCGACCATCCAAGATAGAACCCGTCATTTAGTATTAAGAATCACCGGTGGTTGGGTCAGAGACAAGTTGCTCGGCGACGAGAGTCACGATCTTGATGTAGCCATCAACCACATGTCAGGAGAAGAGTTTGCAAGTAAGTTACTGCTATACCTCACTAAGCATCACCCAGATTTACCACTCAGCTCCGTTTATAAAATCAAAAGCAACCCTGAAAAGTCCAAGCACTTGGAAACCTGTACCACCAAGATCTATGACTTGGATATCGACTTTGTGAACTTGCGATCGGAGAAGTACACAAGTGAAAGCCGAATTCCTGTCATTGAGTATGGAACTGCACAAGAAGATGCGTTGAGAAGAGATGCCACTTTAAATGCATTGTTCTACAACTTGAATGAGAGCAAGATCGAAGACTTTACCAATCGTGGACTCCAGGATTTACAGGATGGCATTCTTCGGACTCCGTTGAAGCCTTTACAAACATTTCTCGATGACCCATTGAGAGTGTTGCGTTTGGTGAGGTTTGCCAGCAGATACAACTTTACCGTGGAAACCGAAACGTTGACGGCAATGAAAGATCCCGAAATCAACGCCAGCTTATTGCATAAAATCAGCCGTGAAAGAGTGGGTGTAGAGCTTGATAAAATATTGACATCAGCCAATCCTGAGTACGGCTTGAGACTTCTCAACTACGTGAATATCACTGAAAGTGTGTTCAATGTGGGAACCATTTCTTCACAGTTGAGTAAATTCAACAGTAccaatgaaattgaacagTATGGCCGTCTTAGCCAGCAGCTAGGTCCACAGGTGAGTGCTGCCACTGCCGTTTTCCCTGTGTTCAAAAGCATTTTGTTGGGCTCGGATAACCATCGATTAATTGGCCTGTTCAATACGGTTTCCTCCAAGCATTTATGGTTGTCTGTGGTGCTCTATCCATTCCGCAGCATGTCGTTGCGCATCAATGACAAGATGTCTGGCATTTACCATGTTCcagaaatcatcatcaaagaaggaCTCCGGTTTGGCAAGCACGACTTCGAACCGGTCCTGAACGTACTTGCCAACTTGGGCTCGTCGTCTGAAATATGGGCCAACACCGTCGCTGGAACCATCGCCAGGTCTAGGTTGGGTTTATACTTACGGCAGTTTGGCATCTACGGGGATGTTAACATCCTTGTCAACTGCTTTCTCGAAGCTCTACAACAGGTGCAACACTTATTGAAACCATCACACGACGAGCCCACTCCACAGCCCCCTGTGTTGAACGACCCTGACATCAATGACGCTCTCACTGCAACTATTTCCAAGTACGAGCGGATTTTGGGTGCCATTGAAGAGCAGgatttgactttggtgCACAGTCTTAAGCCGTTGGTGGATGGAAAAACCATCTCCAAAGCCCTTGACAAGAAGTCAGGGCCATGGATGGCACCTGTCATCCAAGAAGTGCTCGTGTGGCAGCTTGATAACCCACAGGGCACTCCAGAACAGTGTCTTGAGCATCTCAAACGATCTTTATAG
- the SPS1 gene encoding putative protein serine/threonine kinase (EggNog:ENOG503NV84; COG:T), whose product MGVDDYELEAFAGRGAFGDVYRAHSLKHNTIVAIKVINLEETSDDIKTFVSEIHFLSSLRSEYITKYFETIVQRTTIWIVMEYCGGGSCYDLLRCHKKFSEEVTAYIIRDVLRGLSYLHNQKRVHRDIKSANILLSSDGKIKLADFGVSGEITMTHLKRETFVGTPFWMAPEVIAARDMGHDQKADIWSTGITTIELITGEAPLSGQDPRKIIFDIPRRKPPVLTGINFSENIKNFVKYCLVKDPKNRPSANTLLHHRFITGVRRHVNIIQLIKEKDEWMKTSKRKVRRPRNELQLDETTTSQMINWNFDSTRIGAPSIVSRKVSPMALDSLELSFDIPFKSSSELSSPETPLSSGQIQNDHLPSDQLSPNSSPQPAYTYTSCFFYCMKRVEERANLPSTKRAVGELIKDLVLYENDQPGICYAIFEEILKFKHVVGE is encoded by the coding sequence AtgggtgttgatgattatGAATTGGAGGCATTTGCTGGCCGTGGTGCGTTTGGGGACGTCTACAGGGCCCATTCATTGAAGCACAATACTATAGTCGCAATTAAGGTTATTAACTTGGAGGAAACCTCTGACGATATCAAGACATTTGTGCTGGAAATCCATTTCCTATCACTGTTGAGATCCGAGTATATCACCAAATATTTTGAAACGATTGTTCAGAGGACTACCATTTGGATCGTCATGGAGTATTGTGGTGGAGGCTCTTGCTACGATTTATTACGGTGCCACAAGAAGTTTAGCGAAGAAGTTACAGCCTATATTATTAGGGATGTGCTCAGAGGTTTGAGTTACCTCCACAATCAGAAAAGAGTCCACAGAGACATTAAGCTGGCCAATATTTTGCTCTCCTCCGACGGgaaaatcaagttggccgATTTTGGTGTTAGTGGAGAGATTACTATGACCCACTTGAAGAGAGAAACGTTTGTGGGCACTCCGTTCTGGATGGCACCTGAAGTCATTGCCGCTAGGGACATGGGTCATGACCAAAAAGCCGATATATGGTCAACTGgtatcaccaccattgaACTCATTACAGGAGAAGCCCCTCTATCCGGACAAGATCCCCGAAAAATCATCTTTGACATTCCCCGGCGCAAACCACCAGTGTTGACTGGAATCAACTTCAGCGAaaatatcaagaacttcgTCAAGTACTGTTTGGTCAAAGACCCCAAAAATAGACCCAGTGCCAACACCTTATTGCATCACCGATTTATCACTGGAGTCAGAAGGCATGTCAACATTATCCAAttaatcaaagaaaaagacGAGTGGATGAAGACATCCAAAAGAAAGGTCAGAAGACCGAGAAATGAGCTACAGTTGGATGAAACAACCACATCTCAGATGATAAATTGGAATTTTGATTCCACCCGGATAGGAGCTCCATCGATTGTCAGTAGGAAGGTAAGCCCTATGGCTTTGGACTCTTTAGAGCTTTCTTTTGATATTCCATTCAAACTGTCTTCGGAGCTTTCGCTGCCAGAGACTCCATTGCTGCTGggacaaattcaaaatgaCCACCTTCCTTCCGACCAATTGTCGCCCAATTCTTCCCCCCAACCAGCCTACACCTATACCAGTTGTTTCTTTTACTGTATGAAACGGGTGGAGGAACGGGCCAATTTACCGTCGACAAAAAGAGCAGTGGGGGAATTGATTAAGGATCTTGTTTTATATGAGAATGACCAACCGGGAATTTGCTACGCtatctttgaagagattttgaagtttaAACATGTGGTTGGAGAATAG
- the VPH1 gene encoding H(+)-transporting V0 sector ATPase subunit a (EggNog:ENOG503NWGW; COG:P) has protein sequence MSSSDRTQTIEDGKEEAIFRSATMSLVQLYLPTEISRELIYDIGKLNLVQFRDLNSKVSDFQRAFVNELRKLDNVERQFIFFKEELDKKSISLSKYPYESELSQVAPQSDIDELVDNGQILEDRVTELVDSLFSLYSKKKDLKQNFLTTQSVDEFFKLNTGNLPIEVAETADHNTSFITGTISRDKVQVLQQILWRVLRGNLYYYTEEFTEPIYDPKLEDNVSKNSFIIFSHGKIIYERIKKICESLDCDLYDVDTTAVGRATQLAHVSSNLDDLSTVLEQSELALNSELIAISKDLSKWWEIIAREKALYKTMNRCDYDGSRKTLIAEGWIPTDEIETLDATIKAGSQNLPTIVNILETTKTPPTFHRNNKFTAAFQNICDAYGVASYREVNPGLPTIITFPFMFAIMFGDLGHGIILSLAASTLVFNEKKIGAMKRDEIFDMAFSGRYILLFMGLFSIYTGFLYNDLFSKSMTLFKSGWVWPEDFEIGDTLKASASGIYPIGLDPAWHGTENALLFTNSYKMKLSILMGYIHMSYSYVFSLVNYIHFNSMIDVVGNFIPGLLFMQGIFGYLSLCIVYKWSVDWFAIEQQPPGLLNTLISMFLSPGTVAEPLYAGQSTVQVFLLLLALICVPWLLLVKPLYFKRKFDQEAKYHALQDEEVSTGDVGEHSEETADHGDDDDDEEAHEFGDIMIHQVIHTIEFCLNCVSHTASYLRLWALSLAHAQLSTVLWTMTIGNAFGATGVSGVIMTVLLFGMWFILTVVILVIMEGTSAMLHSLRLHWVESMSKFFVGGGHPYEPFGFVGLLDEYI, from the coding sequence ATGAGTTCATCAGATAGAACACAGACCATCGAGGATGGCAAGGAAGAAGCCATTTTCCGATCGGCCACTATGTCGCTTGTGCAATTATACTTGCCCACCGAAATCTCAAGGGAATTGATTTATGACATCGGTaaattgaatttggtgCAGTTCAGAgacttgaactccaagGTGTCTGACTTTCAGAGGGCGTTTGTCAACGAATTACGGAAATTGGACAATGTGGAAAGACaattcattttcttcaaggagGAATTAGATAAGaagtcaatttcattgTCGAAGTACCCTTACGAATCCGAATTATCCCAAGTAGCCCCTCAGTCGGACATTGACGAATTGGTTGACAACGGCCAGATTTTGGAAGACAGGGTCACTGAATTGGTCGACTCGTTGTTTTCGTTGTACTCGAAGAAAAAGGACTTGAAgcaaaacttcttgaccaCCCAGTCAGTGGAcgaattcttcaagttaaACACCGGAAACTTACCAATTGAAGTTGCCGAGACTGCGGACCACAATACTTCGTTCATCACTGGTACTATTAGCAGAGATAAAGTCCAAGTATTGCAGCAGATTTTGTGGAGAGTATTGAGAGGTAATTTGTACTACTACACCGAGGAGTTTACCGAGCCCATCTACGATCCAAAGCTTGAAGATAATGTTTCCAAAAACTctttcatcatcttctctCACGGAAAAATCATTTACGAaagaatcaagaagatctgTGAGTCTTTAGACTGTGACTTGTACGACGTGGATACCACCGCCGTGGGAAGAGCCACTCAACTTGCTCATGTCAGTAGCAACTTAGATGACTTATCGACGGTTTTGGAGCAGTCAGAATTGGCGTTGAACTCCGAGTTGATTGCGATTTCCAAGGACTTGTCTAAATGGTGGGAAATCATTGCCAGAGAAAAGGCACTCTACAAGACCATGAACCGTTGTGACTACGATGGTAGTAGAAAAACATTGATTGCGGAGGGATGGATTCCAACCGATGAAATCGAAACTTTGGACGCTACTATCAAGGCTGGTTCTCAGAACTTGCCCACTATTGTTAACATTTTGGAGACTACcaaaacaccaccaactttccATAGAAACAACAAGTTCACTGCTGCTTTCCAAAATATCTGTGATGCTTATGGAGTAGCCAGTTACCGTGAAGTAAACCCAGGGTTACCTACTATCATTACCTTCCCCTTCATGTTTGCTATTatgtttggtgatttgggTCATGGTATTATTTTATCTTTGGCAGCTTCCACTTTAgttttcaatgaaaagAAAATCGGTGCCATGAAAAGGGATGAAATCTTTGACATGGCCTTTTCAGGACGTTATATTTTGTTATTCATGGGATTGTTTTCCATTTACACTGGTTTCTTATACAACGATTTATTCTCCAAGTCCATGACTTTGTTCAAATCTGGTTGGGTTTGGCctgaagactttgaaatcGGTGATACTCTCAAGGCTTCGGCTCTGGGTATATATCCTATTGGTTTAGATCCAGCATGGCATGGAACTGAGAATGCCTTATTATTCACAAACTCCTATAAGATGAAATTATCCATTTTGATGGGTTACATTCACATGTCCTACTCATACgtattttctttggtgaactACATCCATTTTAACAGTATGATTGACGTTGTTGGTAACTTCATTCCTGGTTTATTATTCATGCAAGGTATTTTCGGTTACTTGTCACTTTGTATCGTCTACAAGTGGTCTGTTGATTGGTTTGCTATTGAACAACAACCTCCAGGATTATTAAACACTTTGATCTCGATGTTTTTGTCTCCAGGTACAGTCGCCGAACCTTTGTACGCTGGACAATCGACTGTACAAGTGTTCCTTTTGTTATTGGCATTGATCTGTGTCCCTTGGTTATTATTGGTGAAGCCTTTGTACTTCAAGAGAAAGTTTGACCAAGAAGCTAAGTACCATGCGCTCCAAGACGAAGAGGTTTCTACTGGTGACGTGGGCGAACACTCTGAAGAAACTGCCGACCACGGtgacgatgacgacgacgaagaaGCCCATGAATTTGGGGATATCATGATCCACCAAGTTATTCACACCATTGAGTTCTGTTTGAACTGTGTCAGTCACACTGCCTCGTACTTAAGATTGTGGGCTTTGTCTTTGGCTCACGCTCAATTATCTACTGTCTTGTGGACAATGACAATTGGTAATGCGTTTGGAGCTACCGGTGTGTCTGGTGTGATCATGACGGTGTTGTTATTTGGTATGTGGTTCATCTTGACCGTGGTTATCTTGGTTATCATGGAAGGTACATCCGCCATGTTGCATTCCTTAAGATTACATTGGGTGGAATCCAtgtccaagttctttgttggaggtggacATCCTTACGAGCCTTTCGGCTTTGTTGGACTCTTAGACGAGTACATTTAA